A single Rhodothermales bacterium DNA region contains:
- a CDS encoding DUF3179 domain-containing protein: MRIQAISRLAFTLLLLTAGCDSGGNGDAGDPPMELGCIVDANLFRDGGVGKDGIPALVDPPLVSAPTATYLADSSRVIGLVAGERAIAIPHNILWWHEIVNLTLDGAPLAVTFCPLTGSSMAFDRSAAAGAAFGVSGLLYQSNLTMYDRNTDESLWPQMNREAGCGERNGTPLVMSPVIEMTWAGWQALHPDTEVLSSQTGWTRNYTPAGYPYGDYEDIDNNRLLVNLPIDTRRPPKERVLGIPGTDGGVAYPFGLLDDGAPTRALADTVDGLPVVILWDGAKRAAMAYTAELDGAPIAFEIHEGRIEDTDTGSVWEVDGRAVEGDRAGARLTPIAEAYVAFWFAWATFEPNTRIWGVP; this comes from the coding sequence ATGCGCATCCAGGCCATCTCCCGCCTCGCCTTCACGCTTCTCCTCCTCACCGCCGGCTGCGACAGCGGCGGAAACGGCGACGCCGGCGACCCGCCGATGGAGCTTGGCTGCATCGTCGACGCGAACCTCTTTCGGGATGGAGGCGTCGGGAAGGACGGCATCCCGGCGCTGGTCGATCCTCCGCTCGTATCGGCCCCCACGGCCACGTATCTGGCGGACAGCAGCCGCGTGATCGGGCTCGTCGCCGGCGAGCGGGCCATCGCCATCCCGCACAACATCCTATGGTGGCACGAAATCGTCAACCTGACCCTCGACGGGGCGCCGCTCGCCGTCACCTTCTGCCCGCTCACCGGATCCAGCATGGCGTTCGACCGGTCGGCCGCTGCCGGCGCGGCGTTCGGCGTCTCGGGCCTGCTCTACCAGAGCAACCTGACGATGTACGACCGCAATACCGACGAGTCGCTCTGGCCGCAGATGAACCGCGAGGCCGGCTGCGGCGAACGAAACGGGACGCCGCTCGTCATGAGCCCGGTCATCGAGATGACCTGGGCGGGATGGCAGGCGCTGCATCCCGACACCGAGGTGCTCTCGAGCCAGACCGGCTGGACGCGCAACTACACGCCCGCCGGCTACCCGTACGGCGACTACGAAGACATCGACAACAACCGCCTGCTGGTCAACCTCCCCATCGATACCCGCCGGCCGCCCAAGGAGCGGGTCCTCGGCATCCCGGGCACGGACGGCGGCGTGGCGTACCCGTTCGGCCTCCTCGACGACGGCGCGCCCACACGAGCCCTCGCGGACACCGTCGACGGCCTGCCGGTCGTGATTTTGTGGGATGGTGCGAAGCGCGCCGCGATGGCGTACACGGCCGAACTGGATGGGGCGCCCATCGCGTTCGAGATCCACGAAGGGCGGATCGAGGACACGGATACCGGATCGGTGTGGGAGGTGGACGGACGGGCCGTGGAGGGCGACCGCGCCGGCGCGCGGCTGACCCCGATCGCCGAGGCCTACGTCGCCTTCTGGTTCGCATGGGCCACCTTCGAACCCAACACCCGGATCTGGGGAGTGCCGTGA
- the rpe gene encoding ribulose-phosphate 3-epimerase, with protein MPILAPSILSADFSRLEAHAREAVAAGAEWLHIDVMDGHFVPNITIGPLIVEALKPLSQETGAVLDVHLMIENPERYIDAFAKAGAHRITVHVETCPHLHRTIQQIREAGVLPGVTLNPATSLSTLDEILPFVELVLIMSVNPGFGGQAYIPQSTQKIRRLRQEMKARGLDLRLQVDGGVKASNVREVVDAGADVIVAGSAIFGGARSVAENIAGFRAALAV; from the coding sequence ATGCCGATCCTCGCCCCTTCCATTCTCTCCGCCGACTTCTCCCGGCTCGAGGCGCATGCCCGCGAGGCCGTCGCGGCCGGCGCCGAGTGGCTGCATATCGACGTCATGGATGGCCACTTCGTCCCCAATATCACCATCGGGCCGCTCATCGTCGAAGCCCTGAAGCCGCTTTCGCAGGAGACCGGGGCGGTGCTCGACGTCCATCTCATGATCGAGAACCCCGAGCGGTACATCGACGCGTTTGCGAAAGCCGGCGCGCACCGGATCACCGTGCACGTCGAGACGTGTCCGCACCTGCACCGTACGATCCAGCAGATCCGGGAGGCCGGCGTGCTCCCGGGAGTTACGCTCAACCCGGCCACCTCGCTCTCGACGCTCGACGAGATTTTGCCCTTCGTGGAGCTGGTGCTCATCATGTCGGTCAACCCCGGCTTCGGCGGGCAGGCCTACATCCCCCAGAGCACCCAGAAAATCCGGCGGCTGCGGCAGGAGATGAAGGCGCGGGGGCTGGATCTGCGTCTCCAGGTGGATGGGGGCGTCAAGGCGTCGAATGTGCGCGAGGTGGTGGATGCCGGCGCCGACGTCATCGTGGCCGGCAGCGCGATCTTCGGCGGCGCCCGATCGGTGGCCGAAAACATCGCGGGCTTTCGCGCGGCGCTCGCCGTTTGA
- a CDS encoding SDR family oxidoreductase, translating to MHVERKTILITGASGGIGYETALGLARMGHHIVMIARNRERGEAAQRRIVQEAGADAAQLILADLASQADIRRAAAEVLDRYPRLDVLVNNAGLVQAKRVLTVDGFEMTFAVNHLAYFLLTNLLLDRLKASAPARIVNVSSNAHKRSRFAFDDLQGERSFAPYGSYAQSKLANILFTRALARRLAGTGVTVNCLHPGVVRTNIAGSGWHPLALAFRLFGLFYLSPSKGAETSIYLASSPDVADVTGEYFDRKKSVKAAPSAYVEEDAERLWRLSAEMVGMAGI from the coding sequence GTGCATGTGGAACGGAAGACGATACTGATTACCGGTGCCAGTGGAGGCATCGGGTATGAAACGGCGCTCGGGCTAGCCCGGATGGGGCATCACATCGTGATGATCGCCCGGAACAGGGAGCGGGGAGAGGCCGCGCAGCGGCGCATCGTGCAGGAGGCCGGCGCGGACGCCGCGCAGCTCATCCTGGCCGACCTGGCCTCGCAGGCCGATATCCGCCGCGCCGCCGCGGAAGTGCTCGATCGATACCCGCGGCTGGACGTGCTTGTCAACAACGCCGGCCTGGTTCAGGCGAAACGTGTATTGACCGTCGACGGGTTCGAGATGACCTTCGCCGTCAACCACCTCGCCTATTTCCTCCTCACGAACCTGCTGCTGGACCGCCTGAAGGCCAGCGCGCCGGCGCGCATCGTCAACGTCTCTTCGAATGCGCACAAACGGTCGCGCTTCGCCTTCGACGATCTTCAGGGCGAGCGCTCCTTCGCCCCATACGGCAGTTACGCCCAGTCGAAGCTGGCCAACATCCTGTTCACGCGGGCGCTGGCGCGCCGGCTGGCAGGCACGGGCGTGACCGTAAACTGCCTGCACCCGGGGGTCGTGCGGACCAACATCGCCGGCAGCGGCTGGCACCCCCTCGCCCTGGCGTTCCGCCTGTTCGGCCTGTTTTATCTGAGTCCCAGCAAGGGTGCCGAGACCTCGATCTATCTCGCCAGCTCTCCGGATGTGGCGGACGTCACCGGCGAATATTTCGACCGCAAGAAGTCGGTCAAGGCCGCGCCATCCGCCTATGTCGAGGAGGACGCCGAGCGGCTCTGGCGCCTGAGTGCGGAGATGGTGGGCATGGCCGGCATCTGA
- the priA gene encoding primosomal protein N': MSASSRPRNPIPPATVQVALPLPLDKTFTYAVPDALRFRANVGCRVLVPFGHRSQTGVIVALDDVGGAGGRLKPLIDVLDARPAFSPDMLRLTRWIAEYYVCGWGEVLRAALPSGTEVEEELRITRTDATPDVESVGGVELEVLRWLEEEGETTFSALREQLQGVTRPLLDRLELEGWIGVQHAVGKPRVQIKQVKYVRLATPPSEGEKIGEKQAAVLAALAGGEAVPQRDVLAGTGASSSTVASLAKRGWVEVIEHEVIRTPLGELPARPEAPPAHALHPAQVAALDRIGAAIGAGRFETFLLHGVTGSGKTEVYITALKQVLEQGKTGIILVPEIALTPQTVQRFRAHFGDRIAVLHSRMSPGERYDAWRHLHGGRFDVVIGPRSAILAPLAKVGLIVVDEEHEGSYKQADPAPRYHARDVAVMRAHMSGAVCVLGSATPSFETYANAYETGKYTLLAMPDRVPVPGKEAAALPSIRVVDLATERKKRRLDGALSETLREAIASRLARGEQVILLQNRRGYAPVLECLACGWSPTCTECSVTMTFHKAHNHLRCHYCGRAQRLPRTCGQCGSTELRRLGAGTQRVEEELAAYFPDARVLRMDLDTTTRKNAHHLLLDRFGRGEADILVGTQMVAKGLDFGRVTLVGVIDADVGMLMPDFRAEERTFQLLTQVAGRAGRAGLPGEVVLQTRNPRHPVIVHACAHDVEGFIRLALPVRQALNYPPYGTVVLVEFRGPDEAEVERLARRWHAAFPAGVLDVLDPQPALIGRVKNQFRYHVVIKAPRRLAGGELQHLLRQAGAAFGKLPNGYRMSVDVDANTLY, from the coding sequence GTGTCCGCATCCTCCAGACCCCGTAATCCCATTCCGCCGGCAACGGTCCAGGTGGCGCTGCCGCTCCCGCTGGACAAGACGTTTACCTACGCCGTCCCCGACGCGCTGCGCTTTCGGGCGAACGTCGGGTGCCGCGTACTCGTGCCGTTCGGGCACCGAAGCCAGACGGGCGTGATCGTCGCGCTGGACGATGTCGGCGGGGCCGGCGGCCGGCTCAAGCCGCTGATCGACGTGCTCGACGCCCGGCCGGCGTTTTCGCCCGATATGCTGCGCCTGACACGCTGGATCGCCGAATATTATGTATGCGGATGGGGCGAGGTGCTGCGCGCCGCGCTGCCTTCCGGGACCGAGGTGGAGGAGGAATTACGGATCACGCGCACCGACGCGACGCCGGATGTCGAGAGCGTGGGCGGCGTCGAGCTGGAGGTTCTCCGCTGGCTCGAAGAGGAAGGCGAGACGACCTTCAGCGCGTTGCGCGAACAGCTTCAGGGCGTGACGCGCCCGCTGCTCGATCGGCTGGAGTTGGAGGGATGGATCGGGGTGCAGCATGCGGTGGGAAAGCCGCGCGTGCAGATCAAGCAGGTGAAATACGTCCGTCTCGCGACGCCGCCGTCGGAGGGGGAGAAAATCGGGGAGAAGCAGGCGGCGGTACTGGCCGCGCTCGCCGGCGGCGAGGCCGTGCCGCAGCGCGACGTGCTGGCGGGCACCGGGGCGTCGTCGAGCACCGTGGCGAGCCTGGCGAAGCGGGGGTGGGTAGAGGTGATCGAGCACGAGGTGATTCGCACGCCGCTCGGCGAATTGCCGGCGCGTCCGGAGGCGCCGCCGGCGCACGCGCTGCATCCCGCCCAGGTCGCGGCGCTGGACCGGATCGGCGCGGCGATCGGCGCCGGCCGCTTCGAGACGTTTTTGCTCCACGGGGTGACGGGCAGCGGCAAGACGGAGGTGTATATCACGGCCCTGAAACAGGTGCTCGAGCAGGGCAAGACCGGCATCATCCTCGTCCCGGAAATCGCGCTCACGCCACAGACCGTCCAGCGATTCCGCGCGCACTTCGGCGACCGGATCGCCGTGTTGCATTCCCGGATGAGCCCCGGGGAACGCTACGACGCGTGGCGGCATCTGCACGGTGGCCGGTTCGACGTGGTGATCGGGCCCCGTTCGGCGATCCTGGCGCCGCTCGCGAAGGTCGGGCTCATCGTGGTCGATGAAGAGCACGAGGGCTCCTACAAGCAGGCCGATCCCGCCCCTCGCTACCATGCGCGGGATGTGGCGGTGATGCGGGCGCACATGAGCGGAGCCGTCTGCGTGCTCGGCTCGGCGACGCCGAGTTTCGAGACCTACGCCAACGCCTACGAGACCGGCAAATACACCCTGCTGGCGATGCCGGACCGGGTGCCCGTGCCCGGGAAGGAAGCGGCGGCGCTGCCGTCGATCCGCGTCGTGGATCTCGCCACCGAACGCAAGAAGCGCCGGCTGGACGGCGCGTTATCTGAAACGCTGCGCGAGGCCATTGCGAGCCGGCTCGCGCGCGGCGAGCAGGTCATCCTGCTGCAAAACCGCCGCGGCTATGCTCCCGTACTCGAATGCCTCGCCTGCGGCTGGTCGCCCACCTGCACCGAGTGCTCGGTGACGATGACCTTCCATAAGGCGCACAACCACCTCCGGTGCCACTATTGCGGACGGGCGCAGCGGCTGCCGCGGACCTGCGGGCAATGCGGCAGCACGGAGCTGCGGCGCCTCGGCGCCGGCACGCAGCGGGTGGAAGAAGAACTGGCGGCGTATTTTCCGGATGCGCGGGTGCTGCGGATGGATCTGGACACGACGACGCGCAAAAACGCCCACCACCTGCTCCTGGACCGGTTCGGCCGCGGCGAGGCGGATATCCTGGTAGGGACGCAAATGGTGGCGAAGGGGCTGGATTTTGGCCGCGTGACCCTCGTCGGCGTCATCGATGCGGATGTGGGGATGCTGATGCCCGATTTCCGGGCCGAAGAACGCACGTTCCAGCTGCTGACGCAGGTCGCCGGCCGCGCCGGCCGGGCCGGCCTGCCGGGCGAGGTCGTGCTCCAGACCCGCAACCCCCGGCATCCCGTCATCGTGCACGCCTGCGCGCACGACGTCGAGGGGTTCATCCGTCTCGCGCTGCCGGTCCGGCAGGCGCTGAACTATCCGCCGTACGGCACCGTGGTGCTGGTCGAGTTCCGCGGCCCCGACGAGGCGGAGGTCGAACGGCTTGCGCGGCGCTGGCACGCCGCGTTCCCCGCCGGCGTGCTGGATGTGCTGGATCCCCAGCCGGCACTGATCGGCCGAGTCAAAAACCAGTTCCGCTACCACGTCGTGATCAAGGCCCCGCGCCGCCTCGCCGGCGGCGAACTCCAGCACCTCCTCCGACAGGCCGGCGCCGCCTTCGGCAAACTCCCCAACGGCTACCGGATGTCGGTGGACGTGGATGCGAATACGCTGTATTGA
- a CDS encoding four helix bundle protein translates to MTQRQLHNRFFNLAARIGLFVEQLPRTYLGRHLAGQLVRSGTSPLANYAEAGAAESRRDFIHKMGICLKELRETSTWLHLARHLSVGDGSQLPALIDEVDQLMRITARSILTAKKNSSKARH, encoded by the coding sequence ATGACTCAACGCCAGCTTCACAACAGGTTTTTCAATTTGGCGGCGCGAATAGGCCTTTTTGTCGAGCAGCTTCCGAGAACATACCTGGGGCGGCATCTTGCGGGCCAGCTCGTTCGAAGCGGGACCTCTCCTCTGGCGAACTATGCGGAAGCGGGTGCCGCCGAAAGCCGCCGCGACTTTATTCACAAGATGGGTATCTGTTTGAAAGAACTGCGGGAAACATCAACGTGGTTGCACCTGGCAAGGCATCTGTCAGTAGGTGATGGGTCGCAACTGCCGGCACTCATTGACGAGGTGGATCAATTGATGCGCATCACCGCGCGTTCAATATTAACCGCCAAAAAGAATTCGAGTAAAGCTCGCCACTGA
- the yajC gene encoding preprotein translocase subunit YajC produces MMPSLDILLMAQPSPDQNPFVTFLPLVLIFVVFYFFMIRPQQKRESERKKMIEAVKKGERVVTIGGIHGTVTQVDETSVLVEIDKGSSAKIRVDKSAIARVETKE; encoded by the coding sequence ATGATGCCGTCCCTCGACATCCTTCTCATGGCGCAACCTTCGCCGGATCAGAACCCCTTCGTCACGTTTCTTCCGCTCGTTCTGATCTTTGTGGTTTTTTACTTCTTCATGATCCGCCCCCAGCAGAAACGGGAGTCGGAACGGAAGAAGATGATCGAGGCGGTGAAGAAAGGGGAGCGCGTGGTGACGATCGGCGGCATTCATGGGACGGTGACCCAGGTGGATGAAACCAGCGTCCTCGTCGAAATCGACAAAGGAAGCAGCGCGAAGATCCGGGTGGACAAGAGCGCTATTGCGCGCGTAGAGACGAAGGAGTGA
- a CDS encoding bifunctional 3,4-dihydroxy-2-butanone-4-phosphate synthase/GTP cyclohydrolase II, with protein MDHAEKREVTPASFDSVEQAVEDIRKGRLVIVVDDEDRENEGDFICAAEAITPELVNFMASQGRGLICVPITRERTVELDLDMMASSNTALHETSFTVSVDYRIGTSTGISAADRSRTIAALADPKAKPADFARPGHVFPLRAFEGGVLRRAGHTEAAVDLARMAGFEPAGVLVEILNEDGTMARVPELRKLAKQFDMRIITIKDLIAYRMRHEKLVRELVSVDMPTRFGDFTLTAFEERLTGDVHLAMQKGAWTEEDPVLVRVHSQCVTGDIFGSMRCDCGDQLALALQQIEREGQGVLLYMKQEGRGIGLINKLRAYKLQEQGMDTVEANEALGFKMDHRDYGIGCQILRDLGIRKLRLMTNNPTKRVGLAGYGLEIVERVPVEVPPNAVNEKYLRTKRDRMGHLILGEMSAHDQEALGRVL; from the coding sequence ATGGATCACGCGGAAAAGCGCGAAGTAACCCCGGCCAGCTTCGACAGCGTCGAACAGGCCGTTGAGGATATACGTAAGGGACGGCTCGTCATCGTCGTCGATGACGAGGACCGGGAGAACGAGGGCGACTTCATCTGTGCGGCCGAGGCCATCACGCCGGAGCTGGTCAACTTCATGGCCAGCCAGGGCCGCGGCCTGATCTGCGTTCCCATCACCCGCGAACGGACCGTCGAGCTCGATCTCGACATGATGGCGAGTTCGAATACGGCCCTCCACGAGACGTCCTTCACGGTTTCCGTGGACTATCGGATCGGCACATCCACCGGCATCTCCGCGGCCGACCGCTCCCGAACCATCGCCGCCCTCGCGGATCCAAAAGCGAAACCGGCGGATTTCGCGCGCCCCGGGCATGTCTTCCCGCTGCGCGCCTTCGAAGGGGGCGTGCTTCGGCGCGCCGGCCATACCGAGGCTGCGGTGGACCTGGCCCGCATGGCGGGTTTCGAGCCCGCCGGCGTGCTCGTGGAGATCCTGAACGAGGATGGAACCATGGCCCGCGTACCCGAGCTGCGCAAACTCGCGAAGCAGTTCGATATGCGGATCATTACCATCAAGGACCTGATCGCCTACCGCATGCGGCACGAAAAGCTCGTCCGCGAGCTCGTATCCGTCGATATGCCGACCCGGTTTGGCGATTTCACGCTCACCGCCTTCGAGGAGCGGCTCACCGGGGATGTGCATCTGGCCATGCAAAAAGGCGCCTGGACCGAAGAGGACCCCGTGCTCGTGCGTGTCCACTCCCAGTGCGTGACGGGCGATATCTTTGGCTCGATGCGGTGCGACTGCGGAGACCAGCTCGCGCTGGCGTTGCAGCAGATCGAGCGGGAAGGGCAGGGCGTGTTGCTCTACATGAAACAGGAGGGGCGCGGCATCGGCCTCATCAACAAACTGCGCGCCTATAAGCTGCAGGAGCAGGGGATGGATACCGTCGAGGCGAACGAAGCCCTCGGCTTCAAGATGGACCATCGCGACTACGGTATCGGATGCCAGATCCTGCGCGATCTGGGAATTCGCAAGCTCAGGCTGATGACGAACAATCCGACCAAGCGGGTGGGGCTCGCCGGCTACGGACTCGAAATCGTCGAACGCGTGCCTGTCGAAGTGCCGCCCAACGCCGTCAACGAAAAATACCTGCGGACCAAGCGCGACCGCATGGGTCATCTCATCCTGGGCGAAATGAGCGCGCACGATCAGGAGGCGCTGGGTCGGGTTTTGTAA